The DNA segment GATACTAGCACAGGAGAAGATTGCCACCTGCTGTGACTGCCCAGAGCCTTCCCAGCACCCCGCAGCTCCCCAAGGTGCCCCTTACCTCTGCGCCTGCTCGTCTTGCTGTTGCCGCTGGGTCAGGATCCGCTGGTGCTGAGGGTGCAGCTGGGTCATATGGCTGGGTGTGCTGCAAAGGAGACCGGACAGGGTCAGGGGGCTCAGCGCCCACACTAGAGCCGTCCCCAGAGGGGAGACACCCCCCAGCTGCTTTGTGGGGCTCCCCCAGTCCCACCCAGGCACTCCACTTGCAATCCTGCTACCTGAggttcagctggctgctggctgatGGACTGAGGAAGAGAGCAGGGTCCAAAGAGGGAGACATGGGACCGAAGTGCATGGCAAGAGACCGTGGCGGGCTGCTGATGTTAGGTGACATGGGCCGGAAAGGCGTTGGAGGAGCATACCCTGTGGtctggagagggaaagagaagcgATCAAGTGTCTGAGCCTTCCCCTCTGAGGGTCCAGAGCTGCAGAGTCTGCCCCAGGTAGCATAGCTTTGGGGAGGCACTGTCCCCATTCACTGCCGCTCCAGGGCCACCCTCAGAGCGGTCATAGCCTGATGTGTTACCTGGTtagaagcaaaaagcagaggTCTGCGAGCCAGCGTGAAGGGCCGAGGGGAGCACGGGGAGAGAGGTATCAGAGGTgactgctgcagggcaggagatggGAGGTGTTGCTGGGACAAGCCTGTCCTCAAGGCTGCAcctctggggaggggagggcagagaAAGAGGGGATGCAAGAGCCCCCCAAAACCTGTTACCTGCTGGAGAAAGCGCTGGGGGAAGGACTTGGGAGACATCAGTCTTAAGTCAGGGTGCTTGAGCCGGGGAGATCCCCTGTAGCTCCTCTGCATGGGGGAGCCGAGGAAGTCATGGGCCACATTGGTGGATGGTGGGGGCCTCTCCAGGACCTGGAGGATGGCTTTATCCTGCAGGGAGGATGCAGCAGGAGGTGGTAATGGGGCCCAGCTGGAACCAGTTTagctccaccagctgcaggcagctcaccAAAATCTTCAGTCATTGCTCAATCAGACCACGCACCCGCCAGGCTCCCATCCTGGCAGCATGCAACACCAGGGGACCCATGGGGACACCTGGCATGGGGGTCCCAGTCCCCCCAAACTCAACAGCTTTGCCTTCAAACCCAGATTCTGCTTAGGGTGAGCGCCTCTGCCCAGAGCCTTGGCACCCAAGAGACATAGCCATACACCTCCAGACCCATGATGAGGGTTTGGATGTCCCCTGGTCACTGCAAATCACCTGCATGACCCTTGGCCCAGGGTACCAGGGAGCCCTCGGCTGCTCCCTGAGGGCCCGGCTGGGAGTACCCACCTCCAGCacgtggtggggtgggatgctACCAGGGCAGGAACCCCATACTGCAGGATCCACCGCCAGCTAGAAGACAGGGAGATGGTCAGTGCAGGGAAGGAAGACAGGAGAAGAGGGGCAGGGGACACTGCAGGGGCCACTCAGCCTTGTCACTAGATGGGAGGGAACATTTTTACCATATCCTCTTTGCCAAACTCTGCCCAGCAAGTACCAATCTTGCTGTCCAGCACCGCTGAGTCCTGGCTCTGTAAGCAAAGAAGTAGTTACAGGCACATACTCAGCCCTGCGGGGCAGGTCTTTTTCCCCTAGGCAGGGGCCAAGCTACCCCCTGGTGCCTccatggggcagggctggcaggtgtGAGGATggaaggggaagcagcagggtcCCACCAGCCCCTCCGCCTGCTGACCAGGCGTAGGTCCCCTCCCTCTCCGCTCACACATCACCTCCAGCGTAGGTTTGCTCTGTACAGCTTTCATCACCGCCGGGTCTCCCAAGTTGTTGGGCTCCTCATAGGGCTCCTGGTCTTCCTCCTGTTCCTCAgtccccagctcctcctcctcttcctccaacTCAGAGCAGATCTGCTCAGCATCCAGCTCCATCCCACCTTCCTCCTGGggctctcccagctcctccagctgctcagctACTCCAGGCTCAAGCTTTTCCCCAGTCTCCTCTGCCACCTCTTCCTTCAACACAGGGCTCACCTCCAGAGACATCAGGGGTTTTGCGGTGCCCTCCTCAGTGGAGTCATGGTcttggagaggggaaggagagcacATCAGGGTGGGTGAGAGCCTGGGCAGTGCCCACTGGGGTCCCTGCTCCCAACCCAGATCCTCACCAGACAGGAGAACACCTTCTTCACTCACCCACCTCCATCCTCCTCACCCCCTTAGGTGCTGGCCAATCTCCCCAACACTGGGACTCTTACCTAGCCCAAAAGTCATCTCATTGCACATGTTGAGCTCTTCATCATCCTCAGCCATCTCCTGTAGCAGAGGTGCATCTTCCACCAGCAGGTAGTCCTTGAGAATCTAGAGTGGAAAGCAGCAGGGTCCCCACTAAGGGAGAAGTAACCCTAACATGCTCCTTAAGTAGGGGGCACCCaatctcctccccaccccactggtGGGGCCAGATAGCACCCAGGGCTCACAACTGCTccacagctgggaaaggaaaagtgggagccaccagcactgccagcaagGGCAGAACCCACTGGCTCAGTGCAGGGTAGGAGCCCACCGAAGCCTGCCAGGACCATGGTGGTGGCTGCCCGGAGGTGACCCTGGCCAGCGCAAGGGGATGCCAAGCATGGCTGGTGCTGAGGGACACCATTAGGCTTCAGAGTTAACACCCCACTACCGGGGCATGACCAGCACCCAAGCACAAGGCAAGGAAGGGCACCCCACCAGGACCTCCAGAGCAGTGTCTTCTCCCGTACCGACCGCTCCGGGGAGAGGCAGCCCCGGGGGAACCGGCACCGAGGAGAAGGGGGCGTggcccagggaagcaggaggggaGGCAGCCCCAGGGACGGAGCAGCGTGGCCGGGCAGAGCAGGGCGGGCACTCACAAACGGCTCGCCGCCCTCCGCCATCCCGCggcaccgcccgcccgcccgcgtCCTTCTACAGGGCCGGactgcccccgccgccgcctttTACGGTCCGCCGCCACTCCGGCGGCATTGCGCCGCCACGCATGCGCCTGCCGTACAGCATGGCGGCGCCCAGCTGAGCCGCGCGCGGCCGCGGCGCCCCGCCCCTCGGCCAAGCCCCGCCCCTCGGCCGGGCGGGGCGCTGGGGTGCGGCGCGGGGGCCCCGCCTGCCGCAGCGGGTGTCGGGCGGTGCCCGGCGGGGCGCAGGAACCCGCAGCCCTCGCTCCCCTGCAGCCGCCACGGTGCCAGCGCTGGCTGGAAGCGCGGCTCGGAGATCTGGCAGCACGGGAGAAAACTGAGGCGAGGACGCTGTAAATCTCTGTGTCCAGCGAAGCACGGCGTGCTGCCCTCGCCTCGAGTGCTGGGAGCACCCCAGCCGCGTCAGACCTCACCCAcccctgaaatatttttctctgcccTGAAAGAGGAAGATTCGGCTGTTCTAACCAAACCATTGTAACCTTTTAGAAACATCCCACAGAAGAAGCTCGTAGTTCAGCTTCTCTTTACAGGGAAAGCCTGTGAGGCGTTGCTGGTTCAGGCAGAGTCCTCTCCAGGGTTCCCGGTCCCAAACAGCAGAGCCTGGGTGTCAGCACAAATAAAGGATCCATGTGCTACAATCAGTATTTGTGTAATTAAGCCTCTGCCAAGGGGGTCACTCACCTGAGCAGAGCCAGACTAGCTTGTGAGTCAGGCTCAAGGCGGTGACTCCCGGTACCAGCTCAGCTGTGAACATAGCAGTTTGGGCTTATTGCTGCCAGAGCCTTACCAAGGATCTCAAGTCTCTGGCACCAGCTGCATCCCCTTATCTATCAGCAAGTCCACTCAGCAGTAGCTGCatggctgctggcactgctggctgggcagctcACAAATGCAGCAAGAGCTGGTCTGAGCTGGCCCAAGGGAGATTGATAAGAAGTATTtgcagttttttttcctttgctcagtCTCTGCTGATCTACTGGCTGCCTTTGGGAGGGGGATATTCTTTGTAATTTATTGACTTAAGTTAGGTTTTTAAATGTGATGTATTAAGAAGATAAGCCTTAAAGATGCCCAGTGTTAGAGAATTTCTGTGATACTGCTCTTTTATTCCCACTGTtagtggcttttctttctttcctttagttttttaactttttaatccTTACACAGCTAGATAGAAGACCATACACACATATCTGCTTCCTAGTCTGAAACAGCAATTAAAGGTAAGCAGTACCATGACATGTAGGACCATAAGCAGACAAAATCCTAGGCATATAAAAATacctatgtgttttttaataacagctCATCTTCCATTTTTAACCTTAGTTTTCTTAATGCTGCTATTCAAAGCTGCTGTACTTCTCCAAGCAGCGTTTCAGGGCCACTTGGAGCCTTACCTAGCTTAGCCAGGCTTCGGTTCTCACGCCTTTTCTAGGGGAGACACCAGAAACCCTAGTTCTTTGACCTTCAGGTTCTTGTGTTTGACGCTGGGCAGCCCATGCAGTGCTTGCACAACAATCAACCCATCAGCCTGTGGCCACTGAACTGAGGTGCTCTGGCCCAGGCTTCGAAAGAGAGCAAACCAAGGCTCAGAAAGAAGGGTGGCCAGACCGTGCCAGTGTTGCCTACCAGGGTGATGCCGGTCCAGGCTGCAACATCCTCCGCAAGAGGTGGGTTTTACCCCCGTTTTGTGGAGGGACCGGAGTCAGGAAAGCACCTTGTAGCCGCTGCGCCATGACTTGCTCCCGCAGGGGCTCCTGACCGCGGGTATCCAGCCCAGGGGAGTCGTCACCCAGGCCCGGCTGGCGCCCGGGCCGCCTCACGCTTCTGCTGCCTCAACCCCTGAGGGGCCGGCCGtgccggcagcccccccccgccccggggcaaCCGGGCCCCGGGCGATGC comes from the Falco cherrug isolate bFalChe1 chromosome 7, bFalChe1.pri, whole genome shotgun sequence genome and includes:
- the PATL2 gene encoding protein PAT1 homolog 2 isoform X1, which codes for MFLKGYNGLILKDYLLVEDAPLLQEMAEDDEELNMCNEMTFGLDHDSTEEGTAKPLMSLEVSPVLKEEVAEETGEKLEPGVAEQLEELGEPQEEGGMELDAEQICSELEEEEEELGTEEQEEDQEPYEEPNNLGDPAVMKAVQSKPTLESQDSAVLDSKIGTCWAEFGKEDMLAVDPAVWGSCPGSIPPHHVLEDKAILQVLERPPPSTNVAHDFLGSPMQRSYRGSPRLKHPDLRLMSPKSFPQRFLQQQSPLIPLSPCSPRPFTLARRPLLFASNQTTGYAPPTPFRPMSPNISSPPRSLAMHFGPMSPSLDPALFLSPSASSQLNLSTPSHMTQLHPQHQRILTQRQQQDEQAQSISPKNLWSPKVDPYAGLMTSKEKDWVVKVEMIQLQSENMDDDYYYQTYYHRLEHRQTEEELFGGRNKQEPPKLVTPFIQKVEMYDSVVRIAGSLGQVAVSTCYSPRRAIDAVHHALVEEAAGSQRLRALHRIEKLFVQLLEVEEAQRKMSLGLEEQQQPSCQEQKSQEVEHIYQALKIRACSSEEEAEDEFLQLLCVRKGKKLTARLLPHLSREQAEKILLTITHHLPFLMKKDMLDEASTSSQGRAIPDRFLPPSALAGVHPGWVMGEGGLSCWVPAWPGRW
- the PATL2 gene encoding protein PAT1 homolog 2 isoform X2; amino-acid sequence: MAEDDEELNMCNEMTFGLDHDSTEEGTAKPLMSLEVSPVLKEEVAEETGEKLEPGVAEQLEELGEPQEEGGMELDAEQICSELEEEEEELGTEEQEEDQEPYEEPNNLGDPAVMKAVQSKPTLESQDSAVLDSKIGTCWAEFGKEDMLAVDPAVWGSCPGSIPPHHVLEDKAILQVLERPPPSTNVAHDFLGSPMQRSYRGSPRLKHPDLRLMSPKSFPQRFLQQQSPLIPLSPCSPRPFTLARRPLLFASNQTTGYAPPTPFRPMSPNISSPPRSLAMHFGPMSPSLDPALFLSPSASSQLNLSTPSHMTQLHPQHQRILTQRQQQDEQAQSISPKNLWSPKVDPYAGLMTSKEKDWVVKVEMIQLQSENMDDDYYYQTYYHRLEHRQTEEELFGGRNKQEPPKLVTPFIQKVEMYDSVVRIAGSLGQVAVSTCYSPRRAIDAVHHALVEEAAGSQRLRALHRIEKLFVQLLEVEEAQRKMSLGLEEQQQPSCQEQKSQEVEHIYQALKIRACSSEEEAEDEFLQLLCVRKGKKLTARLLPHLSREQAEKILLTITHHLPFLMKKDMLDEASTSSQGRAIPDRFLPPSALAGVHPGWVMGEGGLSCWVPAWPGRW